From Salvelinus sp. IW2-2015 linkage group LG18, ASM291031v2, whole genome shotgun sequence, a single genomic window includes:
- the LOC111978367 gene encoding homeobox protein HMX2-like: protein MSTTEDNGSKCSSAPISTFTIQSILGKSSEKPRSGAKESSKGLQLARTRLLSVSSEEECSGGEDSADCFCSDPGHSEPCNQHQPLNFSRLGATKGLISGHDGIARRPHLTQPLLQDYKEEQERPCNPMSPISEERQTDGANKQTNSSKKKTRTVFSRSQVYQLESTFDMKRYLSSSERACLASSLQLTETQVKTWFQNRRNKWKRQLSAELEAANMAHASAQTLVGMPLVFRDSSLLRVPVPRSIAFPTPLYYPGSSLQGLPLYNLYNKIEY from the exons ATGAGTACCACAGAAGACAACGGAAGCAAGTGCTCTTCGGCCCCGATTTCCACCTTCACCATTCAGTCGATATTGGGCAAGTCGTCGGAGAAGCCACGGTCCGGGGCGAAGGAGAGTTCCAAGGGACTGCAGCTGGCAAGGACGCGCTTGCTCTCGGTTTCTTCGGAAGAGGAGTGCAGCGGTGGGGAGGACTCTGCAGACTGTTTCTGCTCGGATCCTGGTCACAGCGAGCCATGCAACCAACATCAACCACTTAATTTTTCACGTTTAG GTGCAACCAAGGGACTTATTTCAGGCCATGACGGGATTGCACGGCGACCGCACTTGACACAGCCTCTGCTGCAGGATTACaaagaggagcaagagagacCATGCAATCCAATGTCACCTATTTccgaggagagacagacagacggtgcGAACAAGCAGACTAACTCGTCCAAGAAGAAGACTCGTACCGTCTTCTCGCGGAGTCAGGTGTACCAGCTCGAGTCCACATTTGATATGAAGAGGTATTTGAGCAGCTCCGAGCGAGCCTGCTTGGCATCAAGTCTACAGCTAACAGAAACTCAAGTGAAGACGTGGTTTCAGAACCGCAGAAACAAATGGAAGCGACAACTGTCGGCGGAACTGGAGGCTGCGAATATGGCACACGCATCCGCACAGACACTGGTCGGAATGCCGCTTGTTTTTAGAGATAGCTCCCTGCTCCGGGTACCAGTTCCAAGATCTATTGCTTTTCCAACGCCACTATACTATCCTGGCAGCAGCCTACAAGGGTTACCACTGTACAATCTGTATAACAAGATTGAATATTGA
- the LOC111977436 gene encoding homeobox protein HMX3-like has translation MPETAQETCTPVKDSPFFIKNLLNCDSKPSKPKPIFASAKVAFEGGFSLSQVGDFNFPRFELPTQRFALPAHYLERASAWWYPYTLSAASHLHRTEVAEKARARDSSPTSCTDRDSPDLVLKSDPDSKEDEDNKSGDEIVLEESDPEDTKKDSGVDDWKKNEDGGDKKACRKKKTRTVFSRSQVFQLESTFDMKRYLSSSERAGLAASLHLTETQVKIWFQNRRNKWKRQLAAELEAANLSHATAQRIVRVPILYHENSASETGSATGNVPVSQPLLTFPHHLYYSHPIVTSVPLLRPV, from the exons ATGCCCGAGACGGCGCAAGAGACGTGCACTCCGGTGAAAGACTCTCCCTTCTTCATTAAGAACTTGCTGAACTGTGATAGTAAACCATCCAAACCGAAGCCCATCTTCGCCTCGGCAAAGGTAGCTTTTGAAGGGGGCTTTTCTCTATCCCAGGTCGGGGACTTCAACTTTCCTCGCTTTGAGTTACCCACGCAGAGGTTTGCCTTACCCGCGCACTATCTGGAGCGAGCCTCAGCATGGTGGTATCCCTACACACTCAGTGCAGCCAGTCATCTACACAGAACCGAAG TTGCGGAGAAGGCAAGAGCAAGAGACTCCTCTCCAACCTCGTGCACGGATCGCGACTCGCCAGACCTGGTGCTCAAATCTGACCCAGACAGCAAAGAAGACGAGGACAACAAAAGTGGGGATGAAATAGTTCTTGAAGAGAGTGATCCTGAGGACACAAAGAAAGACAGTGGGGTAGACGACTGGAAGAAAAACGAGGACGGTGGGGACAAGAAAGCATGTCGAAAAAAGAAAACACGCACAGTGTTCTCCCGGAGTCAGGTGTTTCAGCTCGAGTCCACCTTTGACATGAAACGCTACTTGAGCAGTTCGGAGAGGGCCGGATTGGCAGCGTCTTTGCACCTGACAGAGACCCAGGTAAAGATTTGGTTCCAGAACAGAAGAAATAAATGGAAGAGACAGCTTGCAGCTGAACTAGAGGCTGCCAATCTGAGCCACGCCACTGCACAGAGGATAGTGCGAGTGCCCATCCTCTACCACGAGAACTCTGCCTCAGAGACTGGCAGTGCGACCGGGAACGTGCCTGTGAGCCAGCCGCTCCTCACCTTCCCTCACCACCTCTATTACTCTCACCCAATCGTCACCTCTGTGCCGCTACTCAGACCGGTCTGA